In Schistocerca americana isolate TAMUIC-IGC-003095 chromosome 7, iqSchAmer2.1, whole genome shotgun sequence, a single genomic region encodes these proteins:
- the LOC124621939 gene encoding ER membrane protein complex subunit 10, whose protein sequence is MELFGALFFLAKCLAITFGFQSGVDYDGVLNVKLRHALDHVPSPEFTDRGAITIQSIRTGAVSAQQISLSAFDRQKLKHLAEKDGLYRINATVRTVDGKEISFLTFVKACSLVESGLSDILTVSLDHTGMPVAVTASTISDGCHGDLEIIEDLRNFNTSVFVKHMEQGPVPDTATYIQKLEKEKEARERGETQDNRSFLAKYWMYIVPVVIFVLLSGAANPEGAAGGGGGGGGGGGGGAGR, encoded by the exons ATGGAATTATTTGGTGCTTTGTTCTTTTTGGCCAAATGTTTAGCTATTACTTTTGGG TTTCAGTCAGGAGTAGACTATGATGGAGTATTAAATGTGAAACTGCGCCATGCTCTTGATCATGTTCCTAGCCCAGAGTTCACTGATCGTGGTGCAATAACGATACAGAGCATACGAACTGGAGCTGTTTCAGCACAACAGATTTCCCTTTCTGCATTTGACAGACAGAAATTGAAG CACCTCGCAGAAAAAGACGGCTTGTACAGGATTAATGCAACCGTTCGGACTGTGGATGGaaaggaaatttcatttttgacATTTGTGAAAGCT TGCTCTCTGGTGGAGTCGGGGCTCTCAGATATACTAACGGTCTCACTGGACCATACAGGAATGCCTGTTGCTGTGACTGCAAGTACTATATCAGATGGGTGCCATGGAGACCTAGAAATTATTGAAGATCTACGCAACTTTAACACCAGTGTATTTGTCAAGCACATGGAACAGGGACCTGT GCCTGATACTGCTACCTACATACAGAAATTGGAGAAAGAGAAAGAAGCAAGAGAAAGAGGTGAAACACAAGACAACCGCTCTTTCCTAGCAAAATAT TGGATGTACATAGTCCCAGTGGTGATCTTTGTGCTGCTGTCTGGTGCTGCTAACCCTGAAGGTGCTGCTGGCggagggggaggtggtgggggTGGCGGCGGGGGTGGCGCAGGCAGGTAG